The genomic interval CAAACAAAGCTGTCATTGTGACTGCTGATCCAATGGACGAGCTTATTGCAAACGCAGGCCTTACCATCTTAGATCGCTGTACGACTCGAAAAGGCAGCTTCGTCAGACAAATAATCGTCTGTGAATAGTAGATTACAGCTATTATTTGTACCCATTAAATGCTAGCCACGATGCGCAAGCAGCCGTCCATTCTTTTGTATGCTCCTCATCCTCGGCTAAGCCAAGCCCATGACGTCCTTTCGTATACACGTGAAGATCAAAAGGAACCTGGTGCTTGCTCAGCGCGGATGCGAACAAAAGGCTGTTCTCGACAGGAACGGCGCCATCATCTGCTGTATGCCATAAAAAAGTTGGCGGTGTATCCGAGGTTACCTGCGTTTCATTGCTGAGCTGTTCGATTTGATCCAGCTTCGCTTCTTTGCCAAGCAAATTTTCTCTTGAGCCCTCATGCGTGAAAGGGTCTTTGAGTGTGATGACAGGATAACATAAGACGAGTAAATCCGGACGGCAGGACTGTCGTTCAATAACATCCTCTGCATTTTCATTCCCTTGGTCATAGCTTGTCCCCGCGTTCGAAACTAAATGCCCGCCTGCTGAAAATCCAAGAATGCCTACTTTATTCGGATTAATTCGATACATTTCTGCTTTGAAACGGACGGTACGTATCGCCCGTTGAACATCCAGCAGTGCGCAAGGATATTGATAAGGCGCCACCCGATATCGCAAAACGAACGCAGAAATACCTAAACTGTTCAGCCACTGTGCAATCGGTTCTCCTTCATGGTGCGCTCGCATGCCATATCCTCCGCCTGGACATACGATAACAGCTGGTCTGTCTTCGCCATCTACAAGATATGGTGTTATGGCTGGACAATCCTCATCTGCATTTCCCAGTGCATACGGTGCTCCGTGCATCCACAATAATTGCTCTGCCACCTTATTTCCCCCTTATGCTGCATAAGAATTGAAATCTTTTACCATTATATAACTAACGGTTCGGCCAGTCATCTGCAAAAGCATGTATTCAAATAAAAGCAGGCTTAAGCCAAAAAAGCGCCTAAGCCTGTCTGTTCATTTTACAATTGCTGCTTGCCTTATTTCTTGTTAATCGTCAAAGCTCCAACGAAACCGATAAATGCTCCGAGCAGTGAGCCGGCTAAAACTTCAATAGGCTGATGACCGAGACTTTCCTTAAGCCGTTCACGCCTGCGCGCATGATACAATCCAGGATGCTCGCCAGCCAGCTTCTCCACATCCTCGTCCAAATCATTTACCTGCACAGCAATTTCACCTGTATGTCTGCGAATATTCATCGCATCGTACATCACAATAATGCCAAGCATCGCAGATATGGCAAATTCCGGCGTCTTTACGCCATATTTGGTCGCCGTGTATGCAGCTAGCGCGGAAACGCCGCTTGAATGTGAGCTCGGCATTCCACCTGAACCAATAATTTTCCGCACATCCCATTTGCCGCTTCTCGCAAAATGTACAGGCAGCTTAAGCAATTGGGCTGTCCCAACAGCCGTCAACGCTGTCACAAGTCCTCTGTTTGACATATCCGTCAACCTCCAGTCCTTATTCCCATCTCATTTTGCCCTGCTGAGCGTAAATTATTTCATATAAATAAATCGCTCACCAGGTGCGAACATATGGAACTTCTGGGCTGGATAATGACGCTGGATATAATCGACGAAATAAGCCGGGTTCTCATCATTGTGTGGAAATAAGCCATAATGCATCGGAATCAATAAATCAGCATGAATTTGTACCGCAATCTCAACAGCCTCACGATAATTGCAATTGCCAACGATCCCCTGTTCATTGCGAACAAAATCTCTTCCATTGATCGGCAATAATGCAATATCGATTTGTCTGCTTTGCAGCCAAGTGATAAGCTCTGGGAAACCAACGGTATCGCCAGAGTGATAAAGATGAATGCCATTAAAATTCGCAACATAACCTAGAAACTTATGCTCACCTGCTTCATCCTGTTCGAACTGTTCATGCTTGGCAGCGAATGCATCGAGCCTTATGCCGCCTGCAAGCTCAATCGATTGTCCATGAGAGATACCAATCAGCTGCTCCTCACGGAAACCCCATTCCTTCAATAGCGGAAGATGAGCTCTCGGTACGATAAATCGTGTTTTGGATGATTGCTGAATAACTTGCAGCGTCTGCTTGTCCATATGATCCTCATGGTGGTGGGAGCATACGACATAATCGACATCGAGGCAATCCGAAGGCGACAGCGGCGATTCGAAGGCTCGTGACCACGGCGGTCCTGCCATCTCATACACCGAGTTCGTCAAATACGGATCAAATAAAATCGTTTTTTTGTTCCATTTGACGAGAAACCCCTCTTGTCCAAGCGCCCATAACGCCAAAGCTTGATCTGGAAGTTCAGTTCCAGCTATTTGCTTTACTAAATTTTCCCCACTGTTATATACGTTCACGACGGTCATCACCCTTTTTGCTCCATATTTTGAATGCGAAGGTCTTTCGTAAACCATAGCTTATAGCTTAATAAACTTAAAATAATGCTCGTAACCGCAGCTGAGCTTGCGAACGCAAACACAATTAATATTTGGTACCGAACCGCTTCGATCGGATTCGCGCCAGCGATAATCATCCCTGTCATCATACCGGGAAGCTGAACTAGACCTACTGTCTTCATCCCGTCTATCGTCGGAATCATGCTCGATTTAACCGATCGCTTCATTACGTCTTGAATCGCTTGCCTTGCTGTCGCTCCAAGTGAAAGCAGCGTCTCCATCTCGCCTTTCGAGGATTCGACCTCTCTTCTCATTTGATTGAGCAGTAAACCCGAAACGACCATCGCATTGCCGATCGTCATGCCGCTAATCGGAATAATGTATTGCGGTGTCGCTTCTATAATTCGAAAGCCGAGCAGCAGTCCCATCATAAGCAGCTCTGTCGATGTAATTGCAATCGCGATTTTCCAAATGATGCCCTTCAGTCCAGCTCCCCTTTTACCAGCATGATAAGACGCTACACTAATCATAAGTACAAGGATCATTGTAATAAACAGCGGATTGCTCGTATTAAAAATAAATTGCAGCACATAGCCGACAAGCAGCAGCTGTACCGCAGAACGTATGGTGCCAATCGCGATGTCTCGCTCAAGCCCAAGCTTCTGCCATACGGAGATAAGCATCGTAATCATCACAAACAACAAGGTGAAGCTAAGTGCTACGATTGACATGGCTGCTCCTTTTGTATCGGCGCTTTTAAATAATTTTGTGCGAGCTCAGATGTTGGATGTTCAAAAAAAGCAGGCGTGTCGCTGTTCTCCAGCAGCGTTCCTTCCCCCATGAACCATATCGAGCTGCTCATCTGCTGAGCCTGCTCCAAATCATGTGTAACCCAAAGCATCGTTGCCCCTTCTTGATGATGCCACTCTCGCAGCACTTCCTCCACCATTTCCTTGCTGCCTCGGTCAAGCGACGCGGTAATCTCATCAAGAAGAAGCACGGTAGGATGAAGAAGCAAGGAACGGAGCAGCGATATTCGCTGTTTCTCTCCTCCTGACAGCTGTTCGGCGCTTTTGCCCATATCAAGATGATCCAGCCCTAGCCTTGGCAGCATGTGGCGTACGAGCTTCTCGTCATACGGCATGCGATGCAGCATACTCACGGTTCTCAAATTTTGCTCAATGCTCCCATTCAGCATAACGGACTGCTGAGCTACGTAACATACCTTCATTCTCCAAACCCTTGGATCTAGTTCTCGCTGTGAAACATTATGTAAACGGATATCACCCTCATCGGCGTTATCCAGACCTGCAAGCAAACGAAGCAGCGTGCTTTTGCCTTGTCCAGATACACCTAATATAGAAATAATAGCCGGATCAGCAATCGTTGCAGTAACATTTGCGAACAACTGAACATTTCCATCACCACTGCGGTTTTTCCTAATACTCTGAAGTTCCAAAACACTAGCCACAAACGTTCCTCCCTTCGGCTTCCCTTACATTATAGCTATAATGCTTGGCTCTAAAAAGAAAATTTAATAAGCCACACACCCGCTCGTATGCAAAAAAGGCTGATGACTACTGCCGCAGTTGCGGAAGCAGGCCACCAGCCTTCATAGTCCATCTATGCTTGCTGCTATTATTTTATCGCTGCATCAATTTCTTTAACCATTTCCGCTACAGAGATAAGTCCGCCGCCGGAAAGGTACCAGAAATCTGGATTAAGATATACGATATTTCCTTCTTTGTACGCTTTAGTGTTTTTCACCAAAGCATTCTCAACGGAGGAATGTGCATCCCCTGATCCCTCTGTCACTGCATTGCGGTCAACTACGAATAAGTAATCAGCATCCTTCTCTGCTACATATTCAAATGTAACAGGGTCGCCGTGAGTTGAAACTTTAATGTTCTCATCTACAGCCGGTATGCCAAACACATCATGAATGATACCGAAACGCGATGCTTTACCATATGCGCTGATTGCACCTTCGTTTGCCAAAATAATAAGGCCATTTTTTCCAGAAGCTGTTGCTTTTTCATTCAAAGCTTTAATGGAATCATTAATCGCTGCTAGCTCTGTATCTGCTTCTGCTTCTTTAGAGAAGATTTGAGCCAGTGTTTTCACGTTAGTCGTAAAGGACTCCATGAAGTTTTTGTTGTCCACACCCATAAAAATCGTAGGAGCGATCTTCGTAAGCTCTTCGTAAGCATCCTGTTGACGACCTGAAATAATGATCAAGTCAGGTGCAGTTTCATTGATTTTCTCAAAGTCCGGCTCTTTCAAGCTGCCTGCGTTTACGTATTTTGCATCTTTAAATTTTTCAAGGTATGCAGGAACGCTAGCTTGCGGAAGTGAAGCAACCTCTACACCTAGCTTGTCTAGTGTATCGAGAGTACCATAGTCAAATACGACAACCTTGCTAGGATTAACGGGGACAACCGTTTCGCCAAGCTGATGTTTAACTGTAATTTCTGTAGGTGCATCTGTTGCAGGTGTTTCAGATGCTGGTGTGTTCGTAGCGCTGTTAGCGCCTTTATTTCCGTTGTTATTCGCGCCGCATGCTGCAAGCACCAAGCTTAGAATGACTAAAATAGCCAATACAGGTATAGATTTTTTCAAAACATTCACCCCTAAATCAATTTTTTATATTGAAAAACTTGAAAACCGGAAGTAAGTAAATCTTGCATGACTACTTAAAATAGACGCCGATACGATTCCCGTTTATGAGCTCAATCGGTATGTCCATGTCATAGATGTCATGAAGCACGGCATTGTCGATGATCGTCTCGGTTGAACCTTCCTTGACGACCTTTCCATCCTTCAAAGCCACGATATAATCGGAGTAGCAAGAAGCGAAATTGATATCGTGAATAACGAGCACGACCGTTTTGCCAAGCTCTTCAACGAGCCGCCGCAGTACCTTCATAATTTGGACGGAGTGCTTCATATCCAAGTTGTTGAGCGGTTCATCCAGCAATATGTATTCGGTGTTCTGAGCGATAACCATCGCAATAAATGCACGCTGGTTTTGTCCACCGCTTAGTTCATCAAGGTACTTGGCTTGCAGATCAACAAGATCCATATAAGCAATGGCTTCATCTACTTGCTGCCAATCTTCCTTTGTCAGCTTGCCTTGTGAATAAGGGAACCTGCCGAAGCTGACGAGCTCTCGAACCGTTAAACGAAGATTAATATGATTCGACTGTTTTAAGATCGATATCTTTTTGGCAAGGTCAGCACTTTTCCAGTGACTGACCTCCTTCCCCTCAATTAACACTTGACCGCTGTCCTTCGCTAACAATCGGCTAATCATAGAGAGAAGCGTACTCTTGCCTGCACCGTTCGGACCGATAAACGAAGTGACCTTTCCCTTCGAAATCCGAATCGATACATCCTCGATCACCGGCTTGCCGCCATATGATTTGGAAACATTTTTAACCTCTATCATGCTTTTTTCTCCCTTAGCAGCAAATATAAAAAGTACGCTCCGCCGATGAAGTTAATAATGACGCTAATCGTCGTTTCAAACGTGAACACATGCTCTACGAGCAGTTGACCGCCAACGAGTGAAATGATGCTGATGAGTATCGCTCCTGGAATGAGATAGCTATGCCGATAGGTCTTCATGAACTGATAGGCTACGTTGACGACGAGCAGTCCAAGGAAGGTAATCGGGCCAACTAAAGCCGTGGACACAGCGATCAGAATAGCAACGATGACGAGCACTCTTTTGACAACATAATCATAAGGAATGCCAAGATTGACTGCATGCTCCTTACCCAGCGACAACACGTCAAAATATTTGCTTAGCCGCATGCCATAAATAGCTACAAGAGCGACGATGATGATTGAAATGATAAGCAGATCCGTGTTGACGTTATTGAAGCTGGCGAACATTTTCCCCTGTACAATTAGAAATTCATTCGGATCAATAAGAACCTGCATGAACGTCGACATGCTCCCGAACAATGTGCCCATCACTAGCCCTATTAATAGAAGGAAATAAAGATTTCTGCCTTCCCTTTTGAAAAGAAACTTATAGAGCAGCAAGGCGAATGCTATCATTGCCGCTATCGTAATAAAAAAATTAAGATGCTTGTTTGTGCTTGGCAGACTCATCGATCCAAAGGTAAAAACGACGAAGGTTTGAATCAGCATATAAAGGGAATCCAACCCGATAATGCTCGGCGTCAAAATACGGTTGTTCGTAATTGTCTGGAAAATCATAGTGGAGTAAGCAATAGCGCCCCCGGTTACGACAATCGCCAGTACCTTCTTCAATCTTCTTGGCAGTGCATAATCCCAATGGGTTCCAAGATCGATGAACAAAAATACGGCAATTAATGCGACGCCCAGCACCGCAAGCAAACTTAGTTTAAGCTTCATATGCCTTTCTCCTCATCAACAAGTAAAGAAAAATAATGCTTCCGACAACGCCGATCGTGAGTCCGATTGGAATTTCATACGGAAAAATAATTAGGCGGCCAAGCACATCGCACACCAGTACGAATATGGCTCCAAGCACCGCCGTGTGCGACAGGTTTTTTTTCAAATTGTCGCCCATATACAGCGTCACGATATTCGGAATAATAAGGCCAAGAAAAGGCAGCGTACCGACAGTCAAAATGACGATAACCGATACAAGAGCTACAATTACAAGCCCGATGTTAACGACAAGCTTATGATTCATTCCCAAATTGGTTGAAAACTCTTCGCCAAGACCAGCAATGGTAAACTTGTTCGCGTAGAGATAAGCTACTACGAGCAGCGGCAGGCTTACATACAGCAGCTCGTAACGTCCGCTCATTACAAGCGAGAAGCTGCCTTGCAGCCAAGATGAGATGTTTTGAATAAGATCATTTTTATAGGCAAAAAATGTAGTAACAGAGCTGATGATGTTACCGAACATCAATCCTACCAGTGGAATGAAAATCGTATCTTTAAATTTCAGACGATCGAGAATTTTCATGAACAGATAGGTTCCTGCGAGTGCAAAAGCAAACGCGATCAGCATTTTCTCAAGCGTACTCGCCGATGGGAACACCATTAAGGCAACGAGGATACCGAGTCTAGCGGAATCATCCGTTCCACCGGTCGTAGGCGATACGAATTTGTTGCGGCTTAGCTGCTGCATTATCAAACCTGTAACGCTCATGCCGACGCCGGCAATAATAATACTGATAAGCCTAGGAAAACGGCTGATCGTGAGAACCTGAAGCTGCTCATCCGTCAGACTGAACAGATCCAGCGGCGAGATGTCTTTTACTCCGATAAATAAAGAAGTAATCGATAATACAATAAGCACGACAAAAAGATACCATAGCTTCATACTCAATCCTCGAATCATCACGAATATTATCAGAGATAATCATTCTCATTAATTATCAAAAAAATACATTGCCTCCGCTTATCATCATTCAATGATAACCATTATCAGCAACATTCACTATGTTACACGATTTTCAGATGATCGGAATGGACTTTCCTGTTTTCAAGGATGGACATTTCTATACAGCTGGGAGGTGTGACGGGTTGGTGAACATGGATATGCTCCGTCCGGGGAAGCTAATTAGCGGTTTGTGGCTCTATTCTCACCAAAATCACCAATCCAGCGCAAATAGAACTAAAAACTAGTCTTATTCAATCAGCTCATCTCGCAAATGTGCCTCTAAAGTGTGAATTAATCAGAAATAGAGCTAGAAACTAGCTCTATTTTCACAAAAATCACTATTTCAGCGCAAATAGAGCTAGAATTTAGTCTTAACTAAGCAGCTCGACTCGTCAAAACACCTCTAAAGCGTAAACTGATCAGAAATAGAGCTAGAAACTAGCTCTATTCTCACCAAAATCACCATTTCGGCGCAAATAGAACTAAAAACTAGTCTTATTCAAGCAGCTCGGCTCGTCAAAACACCTCTAAAGCGTGAACTCATCAGAAATAGAGCTAGAAAATAGCTCTATTCTCACCAAAATCACTATTTCAGCGCAAATAGATCTAAAAACTAGTCTTATCCAAGTAACTCATCCCTCCAAAGTGCCTCTAAAGTGTAAATTGATCAGAAATAGAGCTAGAATCTAGCTCTATTTTCACCTAGATCACCATTTCAGGGCAAATAACTCTAAAAACTAGACTTATCGAAGCAGCTCATCTCGTCAAAGTGCCTCTAAAGCGTGAACCGATCAGAAATAGAGCTAGAATATAGCTCTATTCTCACCAAAACCACCATTTCAGCGCAGATAGAAATAGAAACTAGTCTTATTCAATCAGCTCATCTCGCCAATGTGCCTCTAAAATGTGAACTGCTCAAAAATAGAGCTAGAAACTAGCTCTATTTTCACCAAATTCACTATTTCAGCCCAAATAGATCTAAAAACTAGTCTTATCCAAGCAGCGCATCTCGCCAAAGTGCCTCTAAAGTGTGAATTGATCAGAAATAGAGCTAGAATATAGCTCTATTTTCACCAAATCCACTATTTCAGCGCAAATAGCTCTAGAATCTAGTCTTATTCATGCAGCACGACTCGCATAAGCACCCTAAAGCGTGACGTCATAAAAATAGAGCTGGAATCTAAATCTAGATTCCAGCTCTACCTCCATACAAACAGCCTAACTTACTTCCTGCTGCATATATTGCATCTAATGCTGCGCCATGAGCAGCTGTTGATACACCTTGCCTGTGACGAGCAGCTGTTCATGTGTGCCGGTCTCGGCTAACGATCCTTGATCCATAACGAAGATCACGTCAGCATTCTCGATAGTGGACAACCTATGTGCGATCATAATTGTCGTCAGCCCCTTCCGTCTTGCTTCTAGGCCAGCCAGCAGCTGACGCTCTGTCTCCAGATCGAGCGCTGACGTCGCTTCGTCCAGCACCAAAACTTCCGGATCACTGACAATTGCCCGTGCAATTGCAATACGTTGACGCTGTCCGCCGGATAGCTTGATACCCCGCTCTCCAATATTTGTGTCATAACCATCTGGCAGCCCCAGAATAAAATCATGAATCTGGGCGATACGGCATGCTTCCTCCACATCCGCTTCGCTTACCTCGTCTCTGCCTAACATCAGGTTTTCACGAATGGTATCAGAGAACATATACGGGTCTTGGAATACAACAGACACCTTACTCGCCCACTGCTCGCGGTTGAAGATTTGGGCGTCCATATCGTTCAGCTTAAAAGTCCCCTTCGGCGCATCAAAGAAACGAACCAATAGCTGAGCAATGGTTGATTTGCCTCCCCCGCTCGTCCCTACAAAAGCAATTTTGCTTCCGATCGGCAGATCAGCCGAAAATCTGCGAATGACCTCCGGCAGCTCTGGCGAATAGCGAAAGCTCGTATCTTTAAAGGACAACTGCTCAATCGGTCCCGCTATACTCTTTTGACCCTTATCTTGCTGCTCCATCTCCAAAATACGCTGAACCCTGTCCACGTTAGCAAGCTGCGACGACATGCCCATAATAAATTGAAATAGATTATAGAAGGAATCCGACATTTGCGTAGAAAACTGAAACAAGATGACGAACGTTCCGATCGACATTTGTTCATGAATAAGCTGCATACCGCAGTAGCCAAGCACAAGAATGCCAATGCCCCATTTCATCGGGTCGCTGTAGCGAATTTGCCGATTCACGAGTTTTCCTTCAGCCATTACCTGCTCAAAGTATTCCGCAAACATTTTATCGTAAAGCTTCATTTCCCACTTCAATCGGTGATAAGCAACCACTTCTCGTGTAGAGGCTACTCCCTCTTCAATTTGAATGAGCAGCGCCGTACGTTTCTCCGCCACTTTTTTGGCTTGCTCCTTCAGCTTGGGGGTGAAGTAAAAGCCAATAAGTACGTAAATGGTACAAAGCCCCACAATCATAAGCAGCAAAATAGGGCTGGAAATGCCAATGATCGTCATCAATATGCAAAGGTTTAACGTCTCCTGTATACCGCGCGGAATCTGCCAGCCCATCACGCTAGCCGAAACGAACAGATCCTGCGTGAACGAATATACGTATTTGCCGGTCCGCTCATTTTGGAACCGTTCGACTGGAACACCTTCAAGTCGCTTCAGCATTCGGGAGAGCAAAGAGCGGCTGACTGCAAATTCATTGCGAACGAGACTTCGGCTCGTCATCGTAAACATTAGCGAGTAGATGAGACCTGCAAGCGCGAATATGGAGATGACAATCGGCATCAGCTCATACTTGCCTTCCGTAAACACGTCATCAATTAATATTTTTTGAACATATACAATCGTATAATTGGATACAGACTCCAGCGCGAGATAGAGCAGCACAATGAGATAAGTGCCTCTCAGCATGACGGAGTTCGACCAAAAGATTTTAAGATACTTCATGTGCCACCCTCTCTTCCGCTGCTTCGGATTGCCCGATTTCCAGCTCATACAGCAGCCCTTTGCGTGCAATCAGCTCTTCATAGCTTCCTGCCTCCGCAACGCGGCCCTCGTGAATGACGACGATTTTGTCAAAATGCTTCACCGTCGACAGCCTGTGTGCAATCGCAATCGTCGTACGGTTAACCAGTACTTCATCAAGCGCACGCTGCACTTCATATTCACTTACATTATCTAGAGATGAGGTCGCCTCATCGAGCAAAATAATAGCTGGCTGCTTCACAAACATCCGTGCAATCGATACTCGCTGCTTCTGTCCGCCTGATAGCTTCATGCCTCGCTCGCCAACGAGCGTATCGTAGCCTTCGGGCAGCTGCATAATGAAATCATGCGCATAAGCAGCTTTGGCGGCTGCAACCACTTCTTCATCGCTTGCTTCTGGTTTGCCGAATCGAATATTCTCTTTGACAGAAGATCCGAACAGATAGGTTTCTTGAAATACATAACCGATCGACTCTCTCAAACGCTCTAGCGTCATTTGCTGAATTGGTACACCATCCAGCTTAATCATGCCAGCAGTCGGATCGTAAAAACGTCCAATCATTTTAAACATCGTGGTCTTGCCGTTGCCGCTTGCTCCTACAAAGGCGACCTTCTCTCCTGGCTTGATGGTGAGCGAGAAGCCGTTAATAACAGGAGGCTGCTCCGGATACTGAAAGTAAACATCCTCGAACGTAAGTCCGCCGCGAACCTCATCAAGAGCGATGGGATCGGCCGGATCATCAATCTCAATTTCTTTGTGCATGAATCTATATAGCGGAATCGTTTGGTGGATGATAAGCTTCTGTTCCGTAAGCTGGGTGACGAGCAGCGTGAGGCGGAACATCGTCGTCATGTATAAGAGGGTAAAGGCGATAAAACCGCCTAACGTAATCCAATTATTTTGGAGAGAGTAGTAGCCCGTAATAAATAATGCAATGGCTCCCAAATAAAATGTGAACCGCCGAAAGCTGCCTCGCCCGAAGCTATACGTAGCAGCGAGCAAGTAAACATGCGACCACTCTTTATGTTTCCCGAGCGTCCGTCCATGGTACCAGGGCTGCGAGCCAAACGCTCGAAATTCGCGCAAGCCGGATATGCTTTCGTAAACCGATTGATTATAGGCAATTCGTGATTGACCGGATTCTCTCCCGTAAAGGGAAGCTTTCCGTTCAAAATAAGGACCAAACAAATAATAAAGCCCGAATGTTGGCAGCATGATGAGGCATAACCAGCCGCTAATGCTGAGCAGCAAACAAATAGCTACCGCTATAAAAAGCAAGTTTTCGATGACGCTCGGGAGGACATTGCGATATATTTTCTGAACCGAAGCTACCTCGGAGTTAAACATCGACAGCGTCTCACCTGCAGGGTGCCGCTCATAATGAGCAAAGCCGAGCTTGCGCAAATGCTTGAAAATCGCCGTTTGCATATCGCGGGATGCTAATTCGCCAATTGTCCGCTGAAGTAAATTACGGTAATTTTTAGCGATAAGCATGAGCAAATTGATAGCTACAAGCGCTCCCAAAATCATCATAAAAAGCGAGGTATCTTTGTTGACTACGACATGATCGATAACATATTGGATCATCTTTGGCGTTAATGTTTCACCAAGCACCGCCATCGTACCGCAGGCCGCAAGTGCTGCGATTTGCTTCTTATAAGGCGTCAAAAACTTTAGCGCCCAAATGTAGGAGCTTTTTGATTCATTCAGCTCAGCCTTCTGTTTTCCTTTGTCCGCCTGCTTGCGAGCCTGTTCGCTCATCTGCTGCGATGGCCTATCGGCTTCCGCAGCTTTTTCTGTTTTTAGCATCGTGTTCCCTCCTCGTTTCTGTTTGTTAAACCCCTTTGAACAACCTATTTTTTGGCAGTTGGCTACCTATCATAATTCTGGGTACACATTTTGTCAACGCACAAAATGATTATAATCATTCATTACCAAGCAGCATCACCACTGCACACTAACACGTAAAAAGCCCGGCTCAAGGCACCAGCGCCTGTTGACCGGACTTTCTATAATAGTTGCGATATCTTGGCTATAATTCCACAATCGCTTTAATAACCTTTGATTCTGGCTTCAACCAGCTATCGAAGTGGTTGATCATTTCCGCAAACGCCACACGATGCGTAATGAAACTAGCCACATCAATGCTGCCGCTTCGCACAGCTTCTTGAACTGCTGAGAAGTCCTCAATAGTCGCATTTCGGCTTCCCATTAATGTCATCTCCCGCTTGTGAAACTCGGGATCGTTGAAGGAAAGCTCTGCTTTGACGAGGCCAACGTAGACAAGCTTACCTCCGTGTGCGACAAAACTAAATGCATCGCTCATCGATCTTGCGCTGCCGGTAGCATCGAATACAACGGTTGGAAAATCTCCATCTGTTAATTCTGAAATTTTAGCCGCAGCGTCTTCCAAAGCATTAACCGTCTCATCCACCTTCGCCCATTGCTTGCAAAAGGCTAGGCGATCCTCCTGAATATCCATTGCGATCACCCGCGCACCGCGATGCTTGGCAAACGCCATGACACCAAGCCCAATCGGCCCAGAACCAATAACGAGCACCGTTTCGCCAGCTCGAAGCTCCGCTCGGCGAACGGCATGCGCGCCAATGCTCAGCGGCTCCAGCACGGCCGATTGATCAAGCGTCAGGTCGTTCGTCACGAGCAAATGCGTAGTCGGTACGACAACTAGCTCGCGCATGCCGCCATCAATATGCACGCCTAGCACCTTCATGTCCGTGCAGCAATTCGTTTTCCCATTGCGGCATGCAATACATGTCCCGCAGTGCATATATGGAATGATGCTAACCTGATCGCCCGCTTTGATCTTGCCTTGCTGATCA from Paenibacillus sp. FSL K6-3182 carries:
- a CDS encoding zinc-binding alcohol dehydrogenase family protein, with the translated sequence MRAIVCEQIDQLRLVEQEEPVLQPGAAVVRIRRIGICGTDLHAYKGNQPFFSYPRVLGHELAGIVEQVDDQQGKIKAGDQVSIIPYMHCGTCIACRNGKTNCCTDMKVLGVHIDGGMRELVVVPTTHLLVTNDLTLDQSAVLEPLSIGAHAVRRAELRAGETVLVIGSGPIGLGVMAFAKHRGARVIAMDIQEDRLAFCKQWAKVDETVNALEDAAAKISELTDGDFPTVVFDATGSARSMSDAFSFVAHGGKLVYVGLVKAELSFNDPEFHKREMTLMGSRNATIEDFSAVQEAVRSGSIDVASFITHRVAFAEMINHFDSWLKPESKVIKAIVEL